The Flavobacterium sp. 123 genome contains a region encoding:
- a CDS encoding glycosyltransferase translates to MKILQIIGNMGSGGAEKLLLDSLPLYRKNGIEMDLLVLNGKEHPFLKTLKETGCCKIHSLGSGSIYNPINCLKIIPFLRKYNIVQVHLFPSQYWVVLAKIISFSKIKLLLTEHTTSNPRMKNYFIKGIDKFIYRFYDKIICVKEEVFQIIYNYTGESKSKFEVIENGIDLEKFYQAKPYSKSEISNLFSSEDILLIQVSRFCFPKDQETTIKSLQFLPQNVKLVLVGDGELKKNCENLVQKLNLSDRVLFLGLRMDVPELLKTADISILSTFHEGFPLVALEAMAAGKPLIASDVSGVSDVVQNAGILFEKENAKELAVQVMKLINDPEYYMEIASSCKERAKKNDIQHMIEKHIALYKSLF, encoded by the coding sequence ATGAAAATACTACAAATAATAGGCAATATGGGTTCTGGTGGAGCAGAAAAATTACTTTTGGACAGTTTGCCTTTGTATAGAAAAAACGGAATTGAAATGGATCTTCTCGTTTTGAACGGCAAAGAACACCCTTTTTTAAAAACCTTAAAAGAAACGGGATGCTGCAAAATACATTCATTAGGTTCTGGTTCAATTTATAATCCGATAAATTGCCTAAAAATTATTCCTTTTTTGAGAAAATACAATATTGTTCAGGTTCATTTGTTCCCTTCGCAATATTGGGTAGTTCTTGCGAAAATTATTTCTTTTTCGAAAATTAAGCTACTATTGACAGAGCACACTACCAGTAATCCGAGGATGAAAAATTATTTTATTAAGGGAATTGATAAATTTATATATCGGTTTTATGATAAAATAATTTGTGTTAAAGAGGAAGTTTTCCAAATTATATACAACTATACTGGAGAGTCAAAATCTAAGTTTGAGGTGATTGAAAACGGCATAGATTTAGAAAAATTTTATCAAGCTAAACCCTATTCTAAAAGTGAAATTTCTAATTTATTCAGTTCGGAAGATATTCTATTGATTCAAGTATCAAGATTTTGTTTTCCAAAAGATCAGGAAACAACAATCAAATCATTGCAGTTTTTGCCACAAAATGTTAAGTTGGTATTAGTTGGCGATGGCGAATTGAAAAAAAATTGTGAAAATCTAGTTCAAAAGCTGAACTTGTCAGATAGAGTTTTATTTTTAGGCCTTCGAATGGATGTGCCTGAATTATTGAAAACAGCAGATATTTCTATTTTAAGTACTTTTCACGAAGGGTTTCCTTTGGTTGCTTTAGAAGCAATGGCGGCAGGAAAACCATTAATTGCATCGGATGTTTCTGGGGTTTCGGATGTTGTTCAAAATGCAGGGATTCTTTTTGAAAAAGAAAACGCAAAAGAACTCGCTGTTCAGGTAATGAAGTTGATTAATGATCCGGAATATTATATGGAAATTGCTTCATCTTGTAAAGAAAGAGCCAAGAAAAATGACATTCAGCACATGATAGAAAAACATATTGCACTTTATAAATCATTATTTTAA